From one Coffea eugenioides isolate CCC68of chromosome 11, Ceug_1.0, whole genome shotgun sequence genomic stretch:
- the LOC113753528 gene encoding uncharacterized protein LOC113753528 isoform X2, giving the protein MAEEICLFIKDGLIIKAPKKSPVLLRTIVLVFVMVCGVYTCSVCLKQTNFSSKTKFLNIEVRESYCHEYDIDRSQTPCLHYPKPKTFHRAECSCNPVRLFAILSMQRSGSGWFETLLNSHVNVSSNGEIFSVKGRRENASSITKTLDRVYNLDWFTSASKNQCSAAVGFKWMLNQAETLSRYKPVINLTSLMTDLKQMEVTVMKTLEQFQSTRHIILYYEDLVKNRTKLVDVQEFLKLPLMELTSRQVKIHKGPLSEHIENWDDVNKTLQGTLYERFLHADY; this is encoded by the exons ATGGCTGAAGAAATTTGTCTCTTCATCAAG GACGGTCTTATAATAAAAGCTCCCAAGAAATCTCCAGTGTTGTTGCGGACTATAGTTTTAGTATTTGTGATGGTCTGTGGCGTTTATACCTGCTCAGTCTGTCTAAAGCAAACCAATTTCAGCTCCAAAaccaaatttttgaatattgaAGTTCGAGAGAGTTATTGTCATGAATATGACATCGATCGGTCCCAAACTCCTTGCTTGCATTATCCCAAGCCTAAAACATTTCACAG GGCTGAATGTTCTTGTAATCCTGTACGACTCTTTGCCATTCTGTCGATGCAGAGATCTGGCAGTGGTTGGTTTGAGACCTTGCTGAATAGTCATGTTAATGTCAGTTCCAATGGTGAGATTTTCTCTGTCAAAGGGAGGAGGGAGAatgcttcttcaatcacaaagACTCTGGATAGAGTTTACAATCTCGACTGGTTTACAAGTGCATCAAAGAATCAATGTTCTGCTGCTGTCGGTTTCAAGTGGATGCTTAATcag GCTGAAACCCTTTCCAGATATAAACCTGTCATCAATTTAACATCTTTGATGACAGATTTAAAGCAAATGGAGGTGACTGTAATGAAGACTCTGGAGCAGTTCCAGAGCACCCGGCACATCATTCTGTATTATGAAGATCTTGTCAAAAATAGAACT AAATTAGTAGATGTCCAAGAGTTTCTAAAGCTGCCACTGATGGAATTAACTAGTCGTCAGGTTAAGATACACAAAGGGCCATTATCAGAGCATATTGAGAATTGGGACGATGTTAACAAGACCCTACAAGGAACACTTTATGAAAGGTTCCTCCATGCTGACTACTAA
- the LOC113753528 gene encoding uncharacterized protein LOC113753528 isoform X1: MAEEICLFIKDGLIIKAPKKSPVLLRTIVLVFVMVCGVYTCSVCLKQTNFSSKTKFLNIEVRESYCHEYDIDRSQTPCLHYPKPKTFHRAECSCNPVRLFAILSMQRSGSGWFETLLNSHVNVSSNGEIFSVKGRRENASSITKTLDRVYNLDWFTSASKNQCSAAVGFKWMLNQGLPEHHKEIVQYFNDRGVSVIFLFRKNLLRRMVSVIANSYDRYAKLLNGTHKSHVHSIEEAETLSRYKPVINLTSLMTDLKQMEVTVMKTLEQFQSTRHIILYYEDLVKNRTKLVDVQEFLKLPLMELTSRQVKIHKGPLSEHIENWDDVNKTLQGTLYERFLHADY, translated from the exons ATGGCTGAAGAAATTTGTCTCTTCATCAAG GACGGTCTTATAATAAAAGCTCCCAAGAAATCTCCAGTGTTGTTGCGGACTATAGTTTTAGTATTTGTGATGGTCTGTGGCGTTTATACCTGCTCAGTCTGTCTAAAGCAAACCAATTTCAGCTCCAAAaccaaatttttgaatattgaAGTTCGAGAGAGTTATTGTCATGAATATGACATCGATCGGTCCCAAACTCCTTGCTTGCATTATCCCAAGCCTAAAACATTTCACAG GGCTGAATGTTCTTGTAATCCTGTACGACTCTTTGCCATTCTGTCGATGCAGAGATCTGGCAGTGGTTGGTTTGAGACCTTGCTGAATAGTCATGTTAATGTCAGTTCCAATGGTGAGATTTTCTCTGTCAAAGGGAGGAGGGAGAatgcttcttcaatcacaaagACTCTGGATAGAGTTTACAATCTCGACTGGTTTACAAGTGCATCAAAGAATCAATGTTCTGCTGCTGTCGGTTTCAAGTGGATGCTTAATcag GGATTACCGGAGCACCACAAAGAAATCGTGCAATACTTCAATGATAGAGGTGTTTCTGTAATATTTCTCTTCCGAAAAAACCTACTTCGCCGAATGGTTTCAGTGATTGCAAATTCTTATGATCGATATGCTAAACTTCTGAATGGCACACACAAGTCTCATGTGCATTCGATAGAAgag GCTGAAACCCTTTCCAGATATAAACCTGTCATCAATTTAACATCTTTGATGACAGATTTAAAGCAAATGGAGGTGACTGTAATGAAGACTCTGGAGCAGTTCCAGAGCACCCGGCACATCATTCTGTATTATGAAGATCTTGTCAAAAATAGAACT AAATTAGTAGATGTCCAAGAGTTTCTAAAGCTGCCACTGATGGAATTAACTAGTCGTCAGGTTAAGATACACAAAGGGCCATTATCAGAGCATATTGAGAATTGGGACGATGTTAACAAGACCCTACAAGGAACACTTTATGAAAGGTTCCTCCATGCTGACTACTAA